The nucleotide sequence GTGGATCAGAAGACAAACCTTCACATCCTCTTTCTTTCACTAACGTTCCACGTGTGCTGCTACCGAACACGGCTGTGGATCACCAACACGCCTGTGGGTCGGTCTGCAGGTGGACTCTCACCTGCTGCAGAACTCCTGCTGGGTGAACAGAGGCCTCTTGGACTGGATCTCTGCTTCTCTGGCCAAACGCCTGCTTTCAGACACCTACAAGCATCACAGAGATCAGCTCCACGTGAGCAGACAGAGGAGCACTAacaccaccactaccactaccactaccactaccaccaccactaccaccactaccaccaccaccaccaccactaccaccactaccaccaccactaccaccactaccaccactaccaccactaccaccactaccaccaccaccactaccactaccactaccaccaccaccaccaccactaccaccactaccaccaccactaccaccactaccaccactaccaccactaccaccactaccaccaccaccactaccactaccactaccaccactaccaccactaccaccaccactaccgctaacactaccactaccactaacaccaccaccaacactaccactaacaccaccaccactaacACCACCACccctaccactaccactaccaccaccaccaacaccactaccactaccactactaccaccaccaacaccactaccaccaccaccactaccaccactaccactaccaccaccaccaccaccaccaccactaccactcacactaccaccaccaccaccaccaccactaccaccaccactaccaccaccactaccactaccaccaccaccaccactaccaccaccactaccactaccactcacactaccaccaccactaccaccaccactaccaccaccaccaccaccaccaacaccaccaccactaacACCACTACCACTAACACTACCACTAACACTACCACTAAcactaccactaccaccaccaccaccactaccaccaccactcacactaccaccaccactaccaccaccaccaccaccaacaccaccaccactaacaccaccaccactaacaccaccaccaccactaccactaccactaccactaaaACTACCACTAAAACTACCACTAAAACTACCACTAAAACTACCActaacaccaccaccactaccactaacaccaccaccactaccactaccaccaccaccactaccactaccaccaccaccaccaccaccaccaccaccaccaccaccaccaccaccaccaccaccaccaccactaccactaccactaaaACTACCACTAAAACTACCActaacaccaccaccactaccactaccaccactaccactaccaccaccaccactaccaccaccaccaccaccaccaccactaccactaccactaccaccaccaccaccaccaccaccactaccaccaccaacactaccaccaccaccaccaccactaccaccaccaacactaccactaccaccaccaccaccaccaccaccacacgtTAGACACCAGAACCTGCTCCAATCAGAGCCTCACCTTCTCGTCCTCCCACTGGAACAACGAACAGTCTTTTCTGTCCCGACAGGCGGAGCAGGCGTAGaacctcctgctcctccccccACCTCGACACACCTTCTCAAACAGCAGCGCTGGACCTGTGGGAACAGACGGGacgtaatcaatcaatcaatcaatcaatcaatcaatcaaccaaccaatcattCATCTGTCTGACCCTATGCTGAAAGAAGATCAATCTAATATCTGATCTATAACCGTAACGTTGACAGGAACGACAACGAGCATCAGGTGACATGACTCCACGCACCGTGAACAGTGAACTCACCGTGAACTCACCGTGAACTCACCGTGAACTCACCGTGAACTCACCGTGAACTCACCGTGAACTCACCGTGAACTCACCGTGAACTCACCGTGAACTCACCGTGAACTCACCGTGAACTCACCGTGAACTCACCGTGaacacaccgtgaacacaccgtgaacacaccgtgaacacaccgtgaacacaccgtgaacacaccgtgaacacaccgtgaacacaccgtgaacacaccgtgaacacaccgtgaacacaccgtgaacacaccgtgaacacaccgtgaacacacagtgaacacacagtgaacacacagtgaacacacagtgaacacacagtgaacacacagtgaacacacagtgaacacacagtgaacacacagtgaacacacagtgaacacaccgtgaacacaccgtgaacacaccgtgaacacaccgtgaacacacagtgaacacacagtgaacacacagtgaacacacagtgaacacacagtgaacacaccgtgaacacaccgtgaactcaccgtgaacacaccgtgaacacaccgtgaacacaccgtgaacacaccgtgaacacaccgtgaacacaccgtgaacacacagtgaacacacagttaaATGTGAGCTCACACACCGTGAACTCACCGTGAACACACCGGGGCGCCAGGTCTCCCCCCTCCTGAACCACCACCTCTACACTTTCGTCGTTTCCTTCGGACACCTCCATGATGGAGTCAGACTTCACATTAACTACAGACCATGATTATTATCCTGGTCGCGTAGTGATGACGACACACGTTTGGCGTCGCAGTAAATACGTCAGACGTAGCGGTCAGCTGGGTGGAATGGTATTTAGTGGCAGTAGAGAACTaggaagtgttttattttagttatatgtAGATCCAAACGCTTTttaaacttcttgttttgacaaAGTTCTATATtccataaatgtaaatataagaaGCAAAGATATTCAGATATTtttagatactttattaatcctggaggaaattgtatttttatgatATGTCAGCATATAATCTGGTTACCTGGctttaaaaactttaaacatCATTATTTCCTGCAAATTATTAGAATGTGtgtaatgtttttacatttgacAAGTTTTCTTCAATCGTTGTATactcattcaatcattcattcattcatactgtTTACTGTTATTcgttttgaaataaaacattgagaatgttatttaaatgtatttaatgtgtaaataattACACATGTGTAAATATTACTGTAGTCTACAGAGTACATTTTATAATACAGTGCTACATATTCTATATGAGTCAAAATTGCATTCACTCCTTGTTATACTGACATTAATATTCACATGACATACTATTAACTATCATTAAACTAATATTACTGTACTATAATATACTAATATCACGTTATGATGTTGTACTAGATCACACAACTCCCAGCTCATactaacacacatttacagtgtgatacacacacatttccaaatGACATTATCTCAATGTGAATTCataaatattcagaattttAAGGCGTCCATCTGACATACTATATAGAActttttttatcatttactCCACCCCATAAAAGATGAAGTGACAGCTAAGtgaaagtgaaataattttattgattgatgagCATCCATAACAAATCATTTTCCCAGAGGAACCTCGATGCAGTGAGGATGAACGGAGGACAAGAGCCAGTGGACAAACGTGGAACGTCATTATAAACACCTTGATATCTGGAACATCAAGACAGGGACAgatttacacacacagaggcctTCTAAAAAATTAAAGGTCTTCACTCGTCTTTGTACTGAGTAAACTCCTTCAGAGCCCAGTTCTTTGTCTCGATCTCCTGCCGTAATCGGCAGTACTCCTCAGCCAGGGACTCGAAAGCTTTGCCCAGGATCTCAAAGGAAGCCAGTTTGGACTGGACTGACTGCTTCTCTACCTGACAGGCTTTCAGCTCAGAGTCCAGCGTCTCTCTGAAATTAAAGAAACAACCACTCTGACAGCTGTTGGGAAAAAGTGGTTTATATCACGACTACAGGTGGTGACCAGGAAATACAAAGAGCATATAAACGATGAAAATTACAGAGCtcctaaaaatatatatcaaaaaAGTACTTTCAGAAAGAGTAAAGGCAGCAAAGTCAATAACAAGAGTTAGATTAAATTTATAGAAATGAGTGAGATCAGCAAACATCCTCTCACCTTATTTTTCTGTGAGCAGATATTGTGTCAGCTGTGTATGTGTCCAACTGAAGTTCCACCATCTCAGTccttaaaagaagaaaaacatgacaGTAAAACAAGAATAACCCTCAGCATTCAAGGAGGTAAAGACTAGAAAATGTCTTACTTTATCTTCTGTAGGACTAATTCACACTTTCCCTCAAAGTAGTCCAACTTCTTCCCGTCCAGGTCCGTCTGGATCCTGAGTCTGTGGTCCAAGATGAAGGACTGGAGAAGCTGAATGCACTTAATGAGCTCCTGGACACAAGAACAAAGGAATATAAAGACATGAGTTaacaacaaaatacacacattcaggTCAAAACCCTCCTGAATACTCCATTCTCCAAACAGTGTAGAATCCTCCTCATTTTCTACTTTATATACATGACAGCATGAGGTCATGCACTCACACAGAGGTAGAGGCGAGTCTGTCGCTGCAGGAGAGTCGTGTTTTCACGACAGACCTCCTTCAGACTGGCGGctcttttcttgtctttgtccAGCTGAGCGGACAGATGAGACACTTTGGTGGTCTTCAGACCCTCGCTCTCCGCTTCTGGAACAGATGGCAGAACAGCATTCTGAGGACCAGGTGGTCAGGttctgactctgactccagACTAGAGACTCAACACACTCATTAATGTCCACTCCTGTGGCTGCTCATACCAACACACAACGACGTGCAGTGAAGTAGACGTGAATCTGAAGGAGGACATGTTTATCGTCTCTATATACTGTACCCCAGTCAGGCTGATAGTAGGAGAGCAGaccaaaacatttctttttcagatgTTTCTCCAGCTCTTTGGGAAGGCATTGCTTCATCCTCTGAacattctgaaaaaaagaaatatagcaTTGTGGGTAAAAATCACATCTGTCTGCTTGGATTGACTAATCTctcatccatctatcttccaTGCATGAAACCTCAGCACCAATGAATCCTGTAGGGTTGTGGGtggatgttgtgtttctgtgactCACCGTCTCTGACGGCGTGAGCTCCAACACCTGTTGGGGGTTCAGACCCAGGATGGGGGCCTGATCTTGGCTGGTGGAGCTACTGGGATCCAGGAGTCTGATACACTGAGACACCAGCAGAGACTTCTCCAATGTCTCGTAGAACTACAGCAACAAAGAAGACACAAGTGACTGCTCACGTCAATCCAAcagtaaaaaaagaacaagctaaatattttctctttaaCATTTTAGTTACATTCAGACAAAATGTGGCTGATGTGTCTGCAGCAACAAATACACAACATAAGTCCTTGCACATCTGAATGTGTGAATAGtccatgtgtttttgttttgttggctAGCTCCGTGTTTTCCAACCTTTTTGTGACACAGTAGATCAGCAAAGTTTAGCTTTAAACCACGGTTTAGTTTCAGTTCAGTCAGTGACTGAAGTAAGGCCGTGACCTTTACAACAACTGATGGATTCAGgctggagaaaaataaaatgatgccatctccttttcaaaatgtttacctcctcacacagtgcagcagcgcTGACATCTTTCCATTTCTTGATGAGTGAGAACATGTCAAGGGTGGTACGTTCCACGAgttgttgctttattttatcTGTGCTTGTAGCACGGTTTCATTTCGACCTTGCATTCATGTATTTTTACTCATTCAGCTCAGATGGGTTTTACCCATTCAGCTATTCATTCAGATGACACCAAGCACAACAGGGTTGGCGTTGTTGCATCGCTGGTGTAAGAATTGCCCTGACTTCACTGTCTCTGCTTTCTTTTGCCCTCCAATCAGGCAACATCTGGGTCAGAATTTTGTCCAGGGTCCAGTTCAGAGTTAGGAAGTTTTCTCGTGAAAAACTTCTCCATCACTGTCAGCACCACCTGTAGTATTCACCACTAATTCTCTTTTCTCAAAATGACAGGGAAATTAACTACCTTCCGCCACCCAGTGGTATGGAAGAgtattacattacatctgtcagacTCTGGAATCTACTGTAGATTACAGCACAGACACTCCAGGGTGGCTTTTTTAGACTATTTAAGTGAAATTGGATTATATCTTACGACATGCAGCGGTTGAAAACACTAGGCTCACTGGGTAACCCTGCTCGGTGCAGTGCCCCCTCTGGATTCTGATCTGAATTTGGATCAGAATTCTAATCTGGATTCAGTCTGGCTCCACATTATCTAAAAATCTAAGTTGACTTTCTCTCACTTCCTCAACGTGTTTTGGTTCATGTAtgataaatgtataaatgttggcaaaaaatagaaaattagaaacatgaaaataataaaatccttTTTGTTGGTTCGGTCCAAAGCTAAATTCCTCAGTCACCACGGCAAATGAGGTTTACGAAAAAGATGTACAATTTATCAGCAGTTTAAGCTCAATACAACAGAATTTTACCCATTCCGCTCAAAAATCTATTGCAACCTACTGCAGTCTTGACATTATATAGGATAAGAGATTTCTGTTAAGGCCTCTATTTATGAATGGGCTCCATGTTAAATAGACAAACTAGATTCCTCCAGTGTGAAACTTCCCAACACTGACTGTATTTTTAATCAGAAGATAACTCTCAGAGCAACTTCATTGAAAAAAGtgataaaaaacagaacaattgtGTACCATGTTCTGGTCAGGAGGAACAGCGCAGTGGTGTTTCCTGATGCAGTGGTCCTGGATCATCTCCTGCAGCCCTTTGTGCAGGATCTCAGACTGCAGCCAGTGACGCCTCTGGCTCTGCAGCTTCTGCTCCGCCTGGAGatgaaaaaacattcagaagATACAGAAAATCCAACAAGTGAGGAGCAAAAAGAAAGACCGGGCTCCTGCTAGCAGTGACACTAAATCATGGATCACGTACTGCTTAATAAATATTCCATGACCctttacaaaacaaaacccacaaacgTAACAAATGGGGTCAAAACACTTCTAGTGTGTATCTCACACTGAGCTGTAGGATCTTCATTCATGATAATCTGGTGCTTATCATTTCTCACCATGGTTTTCAGACCAATACCTTGTCCAGCTCCGTTTTCAGTGGAACAGGGAGTCCAGTTTGATCCACATGCTGGGTCAGTGTGGACAGGAGTTTACAGAGGTCAGGGTTCAGGGTCAGGTCATCCtcagtgacgtcacagaggGGGAAGGAGGCGACGACTGGGAGGAACACAGGAAGCCATTAAAGCAGTTTAGTGTGTCTGGACAGAATCATAAGACACCAACTTCACCTGTCGACATTGTAGTTTCAACcaaatttatacatttattctTTATAACCGCGAATTCTTCTCCAGTGTTAGTTTTTAGTTAGTATTTGCATGATGGCGGTCAGAACCCCCCCTTCATCCTAACGGGGGACACCAGCTCCTTACCCTGTTGATGAAAGCTGTCTGTCTTCCCGAGCAGCGACGGAAGTGTAGAACCTGAACcagaagacattttacactcacttttattgtatttttttaagtagGTAACATAACAACCTCCGATTCCGATGACTTCTTCACTGTTCTCTCGTTCTGCGACACAACATAACATCACTTCCGGAATCAAGCTTCGCGCCCGTGCAGGAAGCGTTCCCATTGGCTAACGGATGTTCTCGTCATCTGTCAGACCTCTCGCGAGAACACGTGTAGCGAGAGTTCACTGCTGTCCCACACAAACGGATACCTGGCTACCCCGTTTTAACACGGTACGGTGGAAGTACAGACTGCAGCATCACCTCTGGTCCTCCAACAGGCTGGAGGAGGCTGAAGGCAGTTGACAGAAACCACATCATTCATAATACAGGTAATAATATTGGTCTACATTCTCATATAAATTCTTCTATTCACACTTAGAGGGTATTTCCTTAATCAGCCTGCAGAGCAGTGGAGCTGGATGATCAAAGAATTATTGGTTCAGGAAAAAGGGTACAGTATTTAAAATGAGATGGAGGGTGTGTTAgatgttttcctctttccttcataTTTAGGATATTATGATACAGAGACTCTAATGAACTGAACAATATTTTCCATATAGTTAACAACTCAGACTCATTTAATTCCATTTTCCTTTATGGGATTAATATTACATAGATTTCCTGATAAATATTTACAGCATGCTTTTCACAAAATTTTAAACCCTGAGAAAAAGTTAAGTTTAAGCAAAATGTATAAGACAATTTACAACGCTGttacaatgtgtgtaaataaagaaGGTGTTTCACTGTGtcctgaataaaaaagaattttgcCTATGGCCACAAACTAGAAGAAATGACAAGTAATGCTTTATGAGTGTTTGTCTTACTTTTAGAACGGTCTGAACAGTGTATAACAAGATCATTTTGGTAGCTTAAACAGTGTTAGGATCTTTCTCACCTGCTAGAGCTACAGAAGTTTATCCTTTATATCTAACAAACCAAATGTCAAAATAAGACTAGATGAAACTGTTCAATTCACATATAATCTGGCCTCAACAAATGAATGAGTATTTCTATACTGTGTAGTGTTTCCTGCGGTGACCTCTGGCCTCCTGTGCTTCTCACAGCTGTTACCTCACTGCGGTCTCTGCCCATATCTGGTCTTCTTGGTGCTGCATTCCATGTCCTATGTAACCATAGCCATGCCAAAATTTTCCTgtgctgtcaaaaaaaaaaaagttttgtatttGTCTAAACCAAAAGGTTTTGTGGGATGtaacaaaatgataaaatgcaCTAAAAGGAATGAAACTAATCCCTAACCTGGTTTTCCCTTAAACtggttgtgtgtattttttccgAGAATATATGCTAAATACTCCCTCGTGTACTTGTACTCGGCTGTAGTACCGTTTCCACAGTGGATGGTGGTCTTCACCCATCAATGAGTGAAGATAGGAGCCTGTGAATCCGAGTGAAATTATAACTGACGCGGAATAAAACCAATGGATTATTTCAGAAGGGGATACTCAGGATTTGATTGGTCGTATTTATTGACCAACCCTTATTTGCTAAACCAATCAATGAAAGACTCGGTTGATTGCTAACCTTTTCAACCAATCACTGTGTCCGGTTTTGCAGAAGGCGGGTCTTGGTTGTGAAGGGGCGGGGTGTTGGAGGTCATTCAGCCCCTCTCTGATTCACTCGGCGTGTGTGGGGACGGGTAGCCGGAGTGAGGAGTCGCCGGGCGGTAGTGTACCTCCAGACACTTTTTGGAACAGGAACACCGCTGAAAACTGTCCCACGTCCTGAAGAACCCTCCCCTGGTGACGACTTCGGGGGAAATTATCCAGCGCGACGACTACGCCACACGCACAGCCAACAAACGCAGCCAGGCTATCAGGTGCTAACAGCTAGCATCCCGAAAGCTGATAGCTAGCCTCCCAGCTAGTCCCAGCAGCTAGCATCCTCCAGCCGGAGCATCACCAGCCTGTTCCCCCTCCCCGCACGGCCACACTCGGCCACAGCCCGTGGCCGTGCCTTCCAGCCTCCGAGCCCCGCAGCCCGCCTTCGGACCGACTCTGACCGCGGAGGTTTTATTGAGCCGCGGCTGCGTTTGCGTTGCTTTAGCCGACTCCATCACACCCATCTCCCCCCGGCCCCCTTTCCTCTGCCCCTCTCCCTCCACCGGAACACTGGAAATCCTCAAGCAGCCGGAGGGCGGCGAAGGGCCGGCGAAGCTGGGGGTGGTAACGCTGGAGGGGCCGCAGGGACTCGTACCGGCGACAGACAAGCTCAGCCGTGGGGAGCTGCCGACGAGCATGGACGGGCTGGCCGTGGAGGTGCGCGGCTCCAACGGGGCCTTCTACAAGGTAACCGGGACTCCGTCGCACCTACAGCCGTCACAGTTCAGATGTGTGTCGGGGAGATGTTGGGTTTGGTTCCGAAGCAGGACCGGGTCTGGGGTCACGCTGGCTGGGCTCCGGTTGTGGCTGACGGGCAGCCCTCCATGGAGCCAGCTCCGGCTAGCTGCAGCTGCGTCCCCCCCAGGACCGCGTTCTGGTCGGACGGTAAACGGTGATTACCAGCGGAAGTCCGTGACGTAACGCCGGCGGACCCGGTCCGTCATGAGTCGGGTTTTAACGTCTGAGTTGCTCCTAAAAGCGTCTCTTCCAACGAGGTGGTTTCCTCCAGCAGCTGTCTCTGCTGCTCCGATCAGACCCCAACACGTCCGGGCTGCGGCACCGAGCCTCCGGGGTTCGAACCCCCGACCAGGAAGAGCCAGGAGCCGCTTTCTGTTTCGCTTCAGCAAAATAGGGCTTTAATATTACCTGACCTCAAGTTCTAGTCTAATCCGTCAGGTGAAGCTGTATTTGGAAGTCTACTTCAGTTCCAGGGCTCTCACATGTTCGCGACACGGAGGATCGTGACCCTTTATAACCCTTTATAACCCTTTATAACCAGTGAAGCTAATAAACACGTTATTACGTAGGATGGAGTGATGGGTAGAATGGGTTGAGGTCAAACTAACTAGAAAGAGGATCTGTGGAGGTTTTTCTTACAAATATTGCAAGTAAAAACAGCATCAGGCTGTGAAATCCAACTATAATGGAATGCTAGTGGTGCCTGGGGCGGTGTATACTGTTATGCATAATAACTTTGTTATTACTTATTAATTAGTGGATTTAGTAAATTTGTTCCAACATAGGGTAACCTTAACTTTTCCATCTGTTCTTTTTCATCCTAGTAGTAGATGACAtctcttatttttattgctctCAGTTTagacacatttatttctctgtgtCCCCCCCCCTCTGTTCTGCCTTGGGGTGTTGAGCTGGTCAAACGGACACATGGTGGTTTAGCAACCAGCCTATATTTACTCTCCTTCGCCGCTTCACCTGTCGTTCCGTTTTACAGGATGACAGTTTGGCTCTGACGTGACAGAACGCTTTCCACTCGTCTGGGGCGTCCGTCACCTCACAGCTCGCGTTTTACCGATGGAGGGACATTGAACTTCTAAATGTCATTTTCCAGGAAATCTGTTGTTTCGATTGGAGAGAGAGTCGGGGAACAAAGCGTTATGGAAT is from Antennarius striatus isolate MH-2024 chromosome 23, ASM4005453v1, whole genome shotgun sequence and encodes:
- the haus4 gene encoding HAUS augmin-like complex subunit 4 — translated: MGTLPARARSLIPEVMLCCVAERENSEEVIGIGGCYVTYLKKYNKSECKMSSGSGSTLPSLLGKTDSFHQQVVASFPLCDVTEDDLTLNPDLCKLLSTLTQHVDQTGLPVPLKTELDKAEQKLQSQRRHWLQSEILHKGLQEMIQDHCIRKHHCAVPPDQNMFYETLEKSLLVSQCIRLLDPSSSTSQDQAPILGLNPQQVLELTPSETNVQRMKQCLPKELEKHLKKKCFGLLSYYQPDWEAESEGLKTTKVSHLSAQLDKDKKRAASLKEVCRENTTLLQRQTRLYLCELIKCIQLLQSFILDHRLRIQTDLDGKKLDYFEGKCELVLQKIKTEMVELQLDTYTADTISAHRKIRETLDSELKACQVEKQSVQSKLASFEILGKAFESLAEEYCRLRQEIETKNWALKEFTQYKDE